A single region of the Solwaraspora sp. WMMD406 genome encodes:
- a CDS encoding Hsp70 family protein: MDAAIVSHLGTAIAKRGPADWFRLVDPKTPTDRRAAGRLWENVRAGKEMLARTSTTTIHVPLIEADVPFGREELDQLAAPLLERTVDSARSVLADVELGGGDLAAVFLTGGATRMPAVATVVHRGTGVVTTYRLDSTVLSVFSPDPPASR; this comes from the coding sequence GTGGACGCGGCGATCGTGTCGCATCTCGGTACGGCGATCGCCAAGCGCGGCCCCGCCGACTGGTTTCGGCTGGTCGACCCGAAGACCCCGACCGACCGTCGGGCGGCGGGGCGGCTGTGGGAGAACGTACGGGCCGGCAAGGAGATGCTGGCCCGGACCTCGACCACCACCATCCACGTTCCGCTGATCGAAGCGGACGTACCTTTCGGACGCGAGGAACTCGACCAGCTCGCAGCACCGCTGCTGGAGCGGACCGTGGACAGTGCGCGGTCGGTGCTCGCGGATGTCGAGCTCGGTGGCGGCGATCTGGCGGCGGTCTTCCTGACCGGAGGCGCCACCCGGATGCCGGCGGTCGCCACCGTCGTGCACCGTGGTACCGGCGTGGTGACGACCTATCGACTCGACAGTACGGTGCTGTCGGTGTTCAGCCCGGATCCGCCGGCGTCGCGGTAG
- a CDS encoding PfkB family carbohydrate kinase, producing the protein MRDHVMVFAPAPVLSVTIEQQADVLELHLHAGGQGIWQARMISSLGVRVVLCAAVGGEVGAVLGRALEDEELELRMVPRKSSSGWYVHDRREGSRSEIAENPGAPLIRHDIDELYGLALAEGMRAAVSVLSGPAHPSVVDDDVYRRLASDLRANGSQVVADLSGGQLAAVLGGGVSFLKVSHEEVIEAGRAADDSVDALSRAAHQLRADGAEAVLISRAEKPALALLDDDLVEVRVPQLEIVDHRGAGDSMTAGVAAVLTRGGSLEEAVRTGAAAGAVNVTRHGLGTGRAEAVRELIGRVRLTPLD; encoded by the coding sequence ATGAGGGACCACGTGATGGTGTTCGCCCCGGCTCCGGTGCTGTCGGTGACGATCGAGCAGCAGGCCGACGTACTCGAACTGCACCTGCACGCCGGTGGCCAGGGCATCTGGCAGGCGCGCATGATCAGCTCGCTGGGTGTCCGGGTGGTGCTCTGCGCCGCCGTCGGCGGAGAGGTCGGTGCGGTGCTCGGCAGGGCGCTCGAAGACGAGGAACTGGAACTGCGGATGGTTCCGCGCAAGTCCAGCAGCGGATGGTACGTCCACGACCGCCGGGAGGGCAGCCGCAGCGAGATCGCGGAGAACCCGGGTGCCCCGCTGATCCGGCACGACATCGACGAGCTGTACGGCCTCGCGTTGGCCGAGGGAATGCGGGCGGCGGTCAGCGTGCTCAGCGGCCCGGCCCACCCGTCGGTGGTCGACGACGACGTCTACCGGCGACTCGCCAGCGACCTGAGGGCCAACGGCTCCCAGGTGGTGGCCGACCTGTCCGGTGGGCAGTTGGCCGCCGTACTAGGCGGCGGGGTGTCCTTTCTCAAGGTCAGCCATGAGGAAGTGATCGAGGCGGGCCGGGCGGCCGACGACAGCGTCGACGCGCTGTCGCGGGCCGCACACCAGTTGCGCGCCGACGGCGCGGAGGCCGTGTTGATCAGCCGGGCCGAGAAACCGGCGCTCGCGCTGCTCGACGACGACTTGGTCGAGGTACGGGTGCCGCAGCTGGAAATCGTCGACCACCGGGGAGCCGGCGATTCGATGACCGCCGGTGTGGCGGCCGTGCTCACCCGGGGCGGCAGTCTCGAGGAAGCGGTTCGTACCGGCGCGGCGGCCGGCGCGGTGAACGTCACCCGGCACGGTTTGGGCACCGGCCGCGCCGAGGCGGTGCGTGAGCTGATCGGACGGGTACGGCTGACGCCGCTGGACTGA
- a CDS encoding glycerophosphodiester phosphodiesterase family protein, whose translation MVTLRWRRAVATALATVTAVSAVGGPAHGTGPTHLRESGQSAGAAGDRQRHQHVFDLQAHRGGLGLRVESTLAAFGNALRLGVRTLELDVQITRDGHAVVTHDRRVSSAKCTDTAPVSTDDPDFPYVGKFVHTLTLAQVRTLDCGSRTLPGYPGQTPVPGATMPLLREVLDLVKRYEANQVRLNVETKVEAGAPHETAPREQFVQVTAAEIRAAGLLRQTTVQSFDWGALMRMRQVEPRLPLVALTNYDFLQVGAPGASPWLGGIDIDDFGGDPIRAIKTFGATSFSPVHGFPQNGTVTDPDYRPYVTKDLVRHAHRHGITVVPWTVNDVPTMAKLIDDGVDGLITDYPDRLRDLMAQRRMRLPKPYASPFDIQAHRGGRWERPENTLPAFAYALADPDVSTLELDTGMTRDGHLVVLHDRTVSGSHCADTRPARPGDPMFPYVGKRVRDLTLRQIKTLDCGSVPVADLPEQVLVPGARIPTLPEVFALARDSGRRDIRFNIETKISPLVDDTAPYQVFTAALVRAVERAQVVDRVTIQSFDWRTIMLARELNHRIATVALVWQYGPAECASLADECSLRAVYGDPSVRSPWTGGLDWWRYRDLGKLVRAAGATTVSANWQVHDPEQPTAPHPDWYLRQDPSYFHGPVVPTLRQRDRLLVVPYTINDAAYMQRAIDLGVDGIITDDQRTLIEVAIRNGLR comes from the coding sequence ATGGTCACACTCCGATGGCGTCGCGCGGTGGCCACCGCGCTGGCGACGGTCACCGCCGTGTCCGCCGTGGGCGGACCCGCTCACGGCACGGGTCCCACGCACCTGCGGGAATCCGGTCAGTCGGCCGGCGCTGCCGGCGACCGACAGCGCCACCAGCACGTTTTCGACCTGCAGGCGCACCGGGGCGGGCTCGGCCTGCGGGTGGAGAGCACCCTCGCCGCTTTCGGCAACGCGCTACGGCTCGGGGTACGCACACTGGAACTCGACGTACAGATCACCCGCGACGGCCACGCGGTCGTCACCCACGACCGGCGAGTCAGTTCCGCGAAGTGTACGGATACCGCCCCGGTGAGCACCGACGACCCGGATTTCCCGTATGTCGGCAAGTTCGTGCACACCCTCACACTGGCCCAGGTCCGCACCCTCGACTGCGGCAGCCGCACCCTCCCCGGCTACCCGGGCCAGACCCCGGTGCCGGGTGCCACCATGCCGCTGCTGCGCGAGGTCCTCGACCTGGTCAAGCGATACGAGGCGAACCAGGTCCGGCTCAACGTCGAGACCAAGGTGGAAGCGGGCGCACCACACGAGACCGCTCCCCGCGAGCAGTTCGTGCAGGTCACCGCAGCCGAAATCCGGGCAGCCGGGCTGCTGCGGCAGACCACCGTCCAGAGTTTCGACTGGGGCGCGCTGATGCGGATGCGCCAGGTCGAGCCCCGACTGCCGCTGGTCGCCCTGACCAACTACGACTTCCTGCAGGTCGGAGCGCCCGGTGCCTCGCCGTGGCTCGGCGGGATCGACATCGACGACTTCGGCGGCGACCCGATCCGGGCGATCAAGACCTTCGGCGCGACGTCCTTCTCCCCGGTGCACGGCTTCCCGCAGAACGGCACCGTCACCGACCCCGACTACCGGCCGTACGTGACGAAGGATCTCGTCCGGCACGCGCACCGGCACGGCATCACCGTCGTTCCGTGGACGGTCAACGACGTACCGACCATGGCGAAGCTGATCGACGACGGCGTCGACGGTCTCATCACCGACTACCCGGACCGGCTGCGGGACCTGATGGCACAGCGGCGGATGCGGCTACCGAAGCCGTACGCGTCGCCGTTCGACATCCAAGCCCACCGCGGTGGACGTTGGGAACGTCCGGAGAACACGCTGCCGGCGTTCGCGTACGCCCTGGCCGACCCGGACGTGTCCACCCTGGAGCTCGACACCGGGATGACCCGCGACGGACACCTGGTGGTGCTGCACGACCGCACGGTCTCCGGCTCACACTGCGCCGACACCCGCCCGGCCCGCCCCGGCGACCCGATGTTCCCGTACGTGGGCAAGCGGGTCCGGGATCTCACGCTGCGCCAGATCAAGACCCTCGACTGCGGTTCGGTGCCCGTGGCCGACCTGCCCGAACAGGTGCTGGTCCCGGGCGCCCGGATCCCGACGCTGCCGGAGGTGTTCGCGTTGGCCCGCGACAGCGGGCGGCGGGACATCCGGTTCAACATCGAGACGAAGATCAGTCCGTTGGTCGACGACACCGCGCCGTACCAGGTCTTCACCGCCGCGCTGGTCCGTGCGGTGGAGCGGGCCCAGGTGGTGGACCGGGTGACGATCCAGTCGTTCGACTGGCGCACGATCATGCTGGCCCGCGAGCTCAACCACCGGATCGCGACGGTCGCCCTGGTCTGGCAGTACGGGCCGGCCGAGTGCGCGTCACTGGCCGACGAGTGCTCGCTGCGGGCGGTGTACGGCGACCCGTCGGTACGCAGCCCGTGGACCGGCGGCCTGGACTGGTGGCGCTACCGTGACCTCGGCAAACTGGTACGCGCGGCTGGTGCCACCACGGTGTCGGCCAACTGGCAGGTGCACGACCCCGAGCAGCCCACGGCTCCACACCCGGACTGGTACCTGCGTCAGGACCCGAGCTACTTCCACGGTCCGGTGGTGCCGACGTTGCGGCAGCGCGACCGGCTGCTGGTGGTGCCGTACACGATCAACGACGCCGCGTACATGCAACGGGCGATCGACCTCGGCGTGGACGGCATCATCACCGACGACCAGCGGACCTTGATCGAGGTGGCGATCCGCAACGGCCTGCGCTGA
- a CDS encoding glycosyltransferase, translated as MRIVRLANFITGSSGGLRTALRELGAGYLAAGHEPVLVVPGTTDTTEDTPQGRVITVAGPVVPGTGGYRVIVARHRMRRLLRDLAPDRLEVSDRTTLRWTGQWARRHGVPALMVSHETLDGLLRLPFGGRERSGRLTDRLTGPIADRLNAATAARYDRVVCTTEWAAREFARIGAADLVRVPLGVDLDQFHPGRRDPAVRERYAPGGELLVLHCARLSAEKCPERALAALAELRRRGVPAVGVFVGTGPRQAGLRAQAGAAGLDVHFADYIGDRDEIARLLASADVVIAPGPIETFGLAALEALASGTPVVVAAESALPEVVGDAGLAATGGGAGFADAICALAERPEPPRRAAARRRAERFPWSASVDGFLRAHGLGPERDGHAAPHRRASARE; from the coding sequence ATGAGGATCGTACGGCTGGCGAATTTCATCACCGGTAGTTCCGGAGGTCTGCGGACCGCGCTGCGGGAACTCGGCGCCGGCTATCTGGCCGCCGGTCACGAGCCGGTACTCGTCGTTCCCGGTACCACCGACACGACCGAGGACACCCCGCAGGGGCGGGTGATCACCGTCGCGGGCCCGGTGGTTCCCGGCACCGGCGGCTACCGGGTGATCGTGGCGCGCCACCGGATGCGGCGGCTGCTGCGCGACCTGGCACCGGACCGGCTGGAGGTCTCCGACCGGACCACGCTGCGCTGGACCGGGCAGTGGGCCCGCCGGCACGGCGTACCCGCGCTGATGGTCTCCCACGAGACCCTCGACGGCCTGCTCCGGCTGCCGTTCGGCGGTCGGGAACGGTCGGGGCGGCTCACCGACCGGCTCACCGGCCCGATCGCTGACCGACTCAACGCCGCCACCGCCGCCCGCTACGACAGGGTGGTCTGCACCACCGAATGGGCGGCCCGCGAGTTCGCCCGGATCGGCGCGGCCGACCTGGTCCGGGTGCCGCTCGGCGTCGATCTCGACCAGTTCCACCCCGGTCGGCGCGATCCGGCGGTCCGCGAGCGCTACGCCCCGGGCGGCGAACTGCTGGTGCTGCACTGTGCCCGGCTGTCCGCCGAGAAATGCCCCGAACGGGCGCTCGCCGCGCTCGCCGAGTTGCGCCGACGCGGCGTGCCTGCGGTCGGGGTGTTCGTCGGCACCGGCCCCCGGCAGGCGGGGCTACGGGCCCAGGCCGGCGCCGCCGGGCTCGACGTGCACTTCGCCGACTACATCGGCGACCGCGACGAGATCGCCCGGCTGCTGGCCAGCGCCGACGTGGTGATCGCCCCCGGACCGATCGAGACCTTCGGGCTGGCCGCGCTGGAGGCGTTGGCCAGCGGCACTCCGGTGGTGGTCGCCGCTGAGAGCGCCCTGCCGGAGGTCGTCGGCGACGCGGGCCTGGCCGCCACCGGCGGCGGCGCGGGCTTCGCCGACGCGATCTGTGCACTGGCCGAGCGACCGGAGCCGCCGCGCCGCGCGGCGGCCCGCCGCCGCGCCGAGAGGTTTCCCTGGTCGGCGTCGGTCGACGGATTCCTGCGCGCGCACGGCCTCGGCCCGGAACGTGACGGTCACGCGGCGCCGCACCGGCGGGCCAGTGCCCGAGAGTGA
- a CDS encoding type II toxin-antitoxin system PemK/MazF family toxin produces the protein MTATVGRLTGQRVPTQRRPTPARVARPRQVAALQRRQLSYAPELDGHADPGEIVWTWVPYEDDPRQGKDRPVLVVGRRSRTLYGLMLSSQSDRDGQRHWLELGTWGDDGRPSWIRLDRVLTMREDSIRREGAILDRTRFDRVCHALRGGYGWS, from the coding sequence GTGACCGCCACCGTAGGCCGGCTCACTGGCCAGCGCGTCCCGACACAGCGCCGTCCGACCCCCGCGCGGGTCGCCCGACCACGCCAGGTCGCGGCGCTGCAGCGTCGGCAACTGTCGTACGCGCCGGAGCTCGACGGGCACGCCGATCCTGGCGAGATCGTCTGGACCTGGGTGCCGTACGAGGACGATCCGCGCCAGGGCAAGGACCGTCCGGTGCTGGTCGTCGGCCGCCGCAGCCGTACCCTTTACGGGCTGATGCTGTCCAGCCAGTCGGACCGCGACGGCCAGCGACACTGGCTGGAACTCGGCACCTGGGGTGACGACGGGCGACCGAGTTGGATCCGGCTGGACCGGGTACTGACCATGCGTGAAGACAGCATCCGGCGCGAAGGCGCCATCCTGGACCGGACCCGCTTCGACCGCGTGTGCCACGCGTTGCGGGGCGGCTACGGCTGGTCCTGA
- a CDS encoding ABC transporter substrate-binding protein, with amino-acid sequence MIRTPGHPDRRRSTHGVTTRTARWRRARATLAATAALVLTACSAGESLETDEGADPQAGTLVVAISSEPDSLDVHVSTASPTFLVLENVYDTLVEPAPDLSFQPALATDWEVSDDLLTWTFHLRDGVTWHNGQPFVADDVVASFDRITDGETAANAWRFESVDEVRAVDDRTVEFVLNRPTPNLLANVGGFKGMAIVAPELLDGDGLTTDAIGTGPFRFVSYTPGDRIILEANPDYWGDGPHVDRVEFRFISEPTTALTNLRTGSVHLTNNVPPQEAGALRDDPDVELGQVASNDYWYFTCNFDRPPFDDIDVRRALSFAIDREQVAQAAFFDAATPVQSAMPPGNFWATDYAPFDYDPEQARELLAGAGVDGLTVDLMLTNEFPHTLQAAEVIASQWQDVGVEVEIRTLDFASWLDEQGAGSYDCYVLGWLNNLDGEYAYYAQHHSTGSFNFHGYADPQVDQLLDQARASVDDADRKPLYDQAARLIIDDVSYGYLYSPQASLAWLPTVEGVEMHPDGKTRLRTVRLTG; translated from the coding sequence GTGATCCGTACCCCCGGCCACCCCGACCGACGGCGATCGACACACGGCGTCACGACCCGTACGGCCCGGTGGCGGCGGGCCCGTGCGACGCTGGCCGCCACCGCCGCGCTCGTCCTGACCGCCTGCTCCGCGGGCGAGTCGCTGGAGACCGACGAGGGTGCCGACCCGCAGGCCGGCACCCTCGTCGTGGCCATCTCCAGCGAACCGGACAGTCTGGACGTCCACGTCTCCACCGCGTCGCCCACCTTTCTGGTGTTGGAAAACGTCTACGACACGCTTGTCGAACCGGCTCCCGACCTCAGCTTCCAACCCGCGTTGGCCACCGATTGGGAAGTCAGCGACGACCTGCTCACCTGGACGTTCCACCTACGGGACGGCGTGACCTGGCACAACGGACAACCGTTCGTCGCCGACGACGTGGTCGCCAGCTTCGACCGGATCACCGACGGGGAGACCGCCGCCAACGCCTGGCGCTTCGAATCCGTCGACGAGGTGCGGGCGGTCGACGACCGGACCGTCGAGTTCGTCCTCAACCGCCCGACGCCGAACCTGCTGGCCAACGTCGGCGGCTTCAAAGGCATGGCGATCGTCGCCCCCGAACTGCTCGACGGCGACGGGCTGACCACCGACGCGATCGGCACCGGGCCGTTCCGCTTCGTCAGCTACACCCCGGGCGACCGGATCATCCTGGAGGCCAACCCGGACTACTGGGGCGACGGACCGCACGTCGACCGGGTCGAGTTCCGGTTCATCTCCGAACCCACCACCGCGTTGACCAACCTGCGCACCGGAAGTGTGCACCTGACCAACAACGTCCCGCCGCAGGAGGCCGGCGCGCTCCGCGACGACCCCGACGTCGAACTCGGCCAGGTCGCCAGCAACGACTACTGGTACTTCACCTGCAACTTCGACCGGCCGCCCTTCGACGACATCGACGTTCGCCGGGCGCTGTCGTTCGCCATCGACCGCGAACAGGTCGCCCAGGCCGCGTTCTTCGACGCGGCGACGCCGGTGCAGTCGGCGATGCCGCCGGGCAACTTCTGGGCCACCGACTACGCGCCGTTCGACTACGACCCGGAGCAGGCCCGTGAGCTGCTCGCCGGCGCCGGCGTCGACGGGCTGACCGTCGACCTGATGCTGACCAACGAGTTCCCGCACACCCTCCAGGCCGCTGAGGTGATCGCCAGCCAGTGGCAGGACGTCGGGGTCGAGGTGGAGATCCGTACCCTGGACTTCGCCAGCTGGCTCGACGAGCAGGGCGCCGGCAGCTACGACTGCTACGTCCTCGGCTGGTTGAACAACCTCGACGGCGAGTACGCCTACTACGCCCAGCACCACTCGACCGGCTCGTTCAACTTCCACGGCTACGCCGACCCGCAGGTCGACCAACTGCTCGACCAGGCCCGGGCCAGCGTCGACGACGCCGACCGCAAGCCGCTGTACGACCAGGCCGCGCGGTTGATCATCGACGACGTCAGCTACGGCTACCTCTACAGTCCACAGGCGTCGTTGGCCTGGCTGCCGACCGTGGAAGGCGTCGAGATGCACCCGGACGGCAAGACCCGGCTGCGCACCGTACGGCTGACGGGCTGA
- a CDS encoding ABC transporter permease, whose translation MGRFLLRRALQTAIAMLGVSVAVFLIVHLVPGDPIRLALGTRFDEELYQAMRARAGLDQPLWTQYGDWLARAVTGDLGVSFRSGEPVTRLLLARLGPTSLLAVAALLVALAVALPLGIVSAVRSGSVIDRIATAFSQLWVSVPDFWSGIMYILLFALVLGWLPASGYVSPIDDPVRALRHLILPALTVGLISGSVLTRFVRSAVLEAMQQDYARTARAKGLSRWRTVRRHVLPNAWISIVTAVGLQLGFLLGGVVVVEVIFEWPGLGRLAYDAVIRRDYSLLQGAVLVIAMMFLLVNFLVDLLYSYLDPRVRHR comes from the coding sequence ATGGGCCGCTTCCTGCTGCGGCGGGCGCTGCAGACGGCGATCGCGATGCTCGGGGTCAGCGTCGCCGTGTTCCTCATCGTCCACCTGGTGCCGGGTGACCCGATCCGGCTCGCCCTCGGCACCCGCTTCGACGAGGAGCTCTACCAGGCGATGCGGGCCCGCGCCGGGTTGGATCAGCCGCTGTGGACACAGTACGGCGACTGGCTGGCCCGGGCGGTCACCGGCGACCTCGGGGTCAGCTTCCGCAGCGGCGAACCGGTGACCCGGCTGCTGCTGGCCCGGCTCGGCCCGACCAGCCTGCTCGCCGTGGCCGCACTGCTGGTCGCCCTGGCCGTCGCGCTGCCGTTGGGCATCGTCTCCGCGGTCAGGTCCGGCTCCGTGATCGACCGGATCGCCACCGCGTTCAGCCAGTTGTGGGTCTCGGTCCCGGACTTCTGGAGCGGGATCATGTACATCCTGCTCTTCGCTCTGGTGCTGGGCTGGCTCCCGGCGTCCGGCTACGTCTCGCCGATCGACGATCCGGTCCGGGCGCTGCGACATCTGATCCTGCCGGCGTTGACCGTCGGACTGATCTCGGGGTCGGTGCTGACCCGGTTCGTCCGCTCGGCGGTGCTGGAGGCGATGCAGCAGGACTACGCCCGTACCGCCCGGGCCAAAGGGCTCAGTCGCTGGCGGACGGTACGCCGGCACGTGCTGCCCAACGCCTGGATCTCCATCGTCACCGCGGTCGGCCTGCAACTCGGGTTCCTGCTCGGCGGCGTCGTGGTGGTCGAGGTCATCTTCGAATGGCCGGGCCTGGGCCGGCTCGCCTACGACGCGGTCATCCGCCGCGACTACAGTCTGCTGCAGGGCGCGGTGCTGGTGATCGCGATGATGTTCCTGCTGGTCAACTTCCTGGTCGACCTGCTCTACAGCTACCTCGATCCCCGGGTACGGCATCGATGA
- a CDS encoding ABC transporter permease yields the protein MTRRVFAVLLRNRLAVAGLVVLAGLAVVAAFGAMLAPYDPNAVDVPGRLAAPSPDHLFGTDNLGRDVFSRVLVGARVSLRVGFVAVGISLTAGLVIGLVAGFYSGPADSLLMRTMDVLFAFPAILLAIAVLAILGPGITNAMIAIGIVYTPIFARIVRAATTVVATETYVRAARAIGASDLRILLRHVLPNITAPVIVQTSLSLAFAILAEAALSFLGLGVQRPDPAWGRMLAEGREFVSQAPWMGIFPGLAVFCTVLAFNVVGDALRDALDPRQRSVIESRGRTG from the coding sequence ATGACCCGTCGCGTGTTCGCCGTACTGCTGCGCAACCGGCTCGCTGTCGCCGGGCTGGTGGTGCTCGCCGGGTTGGCAGTCGTCGCCGCTTTCGGCGCGATGCTGGCACCGTACGATCCCAACGCGGTCGACGTGCCCGGCCGCCTCGCGGCGCCGTCGCCGGACCACCTGTTCGGCACCGACAACCTCGGCCGTGACGTGTTCAGCCGGGTGCTGGTCGGTGCCCGGGTGTCGCTGCGGGTCGGTTTCGTCGCGGTCGGCATCTCGTTGACCGCCGGCCTGGTGATCGGGCTGGTCGCCGGCTTCTACTCCGGCCCGGCGGACTCGCTGTTGATGCGGACCATGGACGTGCTGTTCGCCTTTCCGGCGATCCTGCTCGCCATCGCGGTGCTGGCCATCCTCGGCCCCGGCATCACCAACGCCATGATCGCCATCGGCATCGTCTACACCCCGATCTTCGCCCGGATCGTGCGGGCCGCGACGACCGTCGTCGCCACCGAGACGTACGTCCGGGCGGCCCGCGCGATCGGCGCGTCCGACCTGCGGATCCTGCTGCGGCACGTGCTGCCGAACATCACCGCCCCGGTGATCGTGCAGACCTCGCTGAGCCTGGCGTTCGCGATCCTGGCCGAAGCCGCGCTCTCCTTCCTCGGTCTCGGCGTGCAACGACCCGATCCCGCCTGGGGACGGATGCTCGCCGAAGGGCGTGAGTTCGTCAGTCAGGCACCGTGGATGGGGATCTTCCCCGGCCTGGCGGTCTTCTGCACCGTGCTGGCGTTCAACGTGGTCGGGGACGCGCTGCGCGACGCGCTGGACCCGCGCCAGCGGTCGGTCATCGAGTCGAGAGGACGAACGGGTTGA